The Heptranchias perlo isolate sHepPer1 chromosome 40, sHepPer1.hap1, whole genome shotgun sequence genome has a window encoding:
- the LOC137305683 gene encoding mitochondrial ribosome and complex I assembly factor AltMIEF1-like — MATWSRVAVLNLYRALLREGRNLQYTDREYYYTFIKREFRKNQHLTGEKEKVQQLEKGIYFLKSKLGGLV; from the coding sequence ATGGCGACCTGGTCACGTGTGGCTGTGCTGAATCTTTACCGTGCTCTCCTGCGCGAGGGCCGAAATCTCCAGTACACTGACCGAGAGTACTACTATACATTCATCAAGCGGGAATTCAGAAAGAACCAACACCTCaccggggagaaagagaaagttcAGCAACTGGAGAAAGGCATCTACTTTCTGAAGAGCAAGCTCGGAGGCCTGGTTTAA